The Gemmata palustris genome includes a region encoding these proteins:
- a CDS encoding WD40 repeat domain-containing protein has translation MRHLLAAALALTFSAPARAADAVVVRGHKDRINAVAFTPDNKTVATGSTDKTVRVWDAKTGKELLSLEAHTGAVTGLAFSFDGKKLVTGGYGPRQKGTEVFTGEVKVWDVSSGKLLQTMEKTNLAVEAVAFDPNGRQVAANSGKLVHIWDVMTGTRKVTFEGHTDPVRGIGFDAQGARLVTAGEDGTVRVWHPDTGKLIHTLKGHQGLVLATAVAPNGVRAVTGGQDHSVRIWNIETGKEEAKLTKHGGPVSGVAMNPDGKNFATASGLDGTVRVWETETGKEVRILRLPKESKGPCRVAYAPDGKRLAIACFDNSLRVYELTAE, from the coding sequence ATGCGTCACCTTCTTGCCGCCGCGCTCGCACTGACCTTCAGCGCGCCAGCACGCGCCGCCGATGCGGTCGTGGTCCGCGGCCACAAGGACCGCATTAACGCCGTTGCGTTCACCCCGGACAACAAGACCGTCGCCACGGGAAGCACGGACAAGACCGTGCGCGTGTGGGACGCAAAGACCGGCAAAGAACTGCTCTCGCTCGAAGCCCACACGGGAGCCGTCACGGGCCTCGCGTTCAGTTTCGATGGCAAGAAGCTCGTCACCGGCGGCTACGGTCCGCGGCAAAAGGGTACCGAGGTATTCACCGGCGAGGTGAAGGTGTGGGACGTCTCGTCCGGCAAACTGCTTCAAACGATGGAGAAGACGAACCTCGCGGTCGAAGCGGTCGCGTTCGACCCGAACGGCCGACAGGTCGCAGCCAATAGCGGCAAACTGGTTCACATTTGGGACGTCATGACCGGGACGCGGAAAGTGACGTTCGAGGGCCACACGGACCCGGTTCGCGGGATCGGGTTCGATGCGCAAGGCGCGCGGCTCGTGACCGCGGGCGAAGACGGCACCGTCCGCGTGTGGCACCCGGACACCGGGAAGCTGATTCACACGCTCAAAGGGCACCAGGGCCTTGTGCTGGCAACGGCCGTCGCCCCGAACGGGGTTCGTGCGGTCACCGGTGGGCAAGATCACTCCGTGCGTATTTGGAACATCGAAACGGGCAAAGAAGAAGCGAAGCTCACGAAACACGGCGGGCCGGTTTCGGGTGTCGCCATGAACCCCGACGGCAAGAACTTCGCGACCGCGAGCGGGTTGGACGGTACCGTCCGCGTTTGGGAAACAGAAACGGGCAAAGAGGTGCGTATTCTTCGATTACCGAAAGAATCGAAGGGGCCGTGTCGCGTGGCCTACGCGCCCGACGGCAAACGGCTCGCGATCGCGTGCTTCGATAACAGTCTCCGGGTTTACGAACTCACCGCGGAGTGA
- a CDS encoding HK97 family phage prohead protease produces MLTIPESGDNTRTSSDPNALDTAAVAKRLNCHVITIRRLVAAGRFPQPFGVGSRPRWRAADIDRWIERGGSTGPKIEYRSGSIGGERRHANRRPTVRTEGGNRVLSGYGAVFHVPGDPGTEYELNTDLWERINPDAFTRTLRERPDVVCCQDHDTARLLGRTTSGTLRLTVDKVGLRYEVDLPNTPTGNEVYELARRGDLNGSSFSFFPHDSKRYADDGRDIIERMDLELYELGPVSIPAYTGSTAGVAADAGGRSNHGTDARADQDAVAVQLALMGMEDEEREVSRPVPPSPRARKMNALSAQCRRIASECDRERIAATLRLTGSRGKPSEPQMVCEFCGRDELEDCMC; encoded by the coding sequence GTGCTCACAATTCCCGAATCGGGTGACAACACCCGGACCTCAAGCGACCCGAACGCGCTCGATACCGCCGCGGTCGCAAAGCGTCTCAACTGTCACGTCATCACCATTCGCCGGCTTGTGGCCGCGGGGCGCTTCCCCCAGCCGTTTGGCGTGGGTTCCCGCCCGCGGTGGCGCGCCGCGGATATTGACCGTTGGATCGAGCGAGGGGGTAGCACGGGGCCGAAGATCGAGTACCGCAGCGGGTCGATCGGTGGCGAGCGGCGGCACGCGAACCGTCGCCCCACGGTTCGTACCGAAGGGGGCAACCGGGTTCTTTCCGGTTACGGCGCGGTGTTCCACGTCCCCGGCGATCCCGGCACCGAGTACGAGCTGAACACCGACCTCTGGGAGCGCATCAACCCGGACGCCTTCACGCGCACCCTGCGCGAGCGGCCCGACGTGGTGTGTTGTCAGGACCACGACACGGCGCGCCTTCTGGGTCGAACCACATCGGGAACACTTCGGCTCACCGTGGACAAGGTCGGGCTGCGGTACGAGGTCGATTTGCCCAACACGCCCACGGGCAACGAGGTGTACGAACTGGCCCGGCGCGGCGATCTCAACGGCTCTTCGTTCTCGTTCTTTCCGCACGACTCGAAACGGTACGCGGACGATGGGCGAGACATCATCGAGCGCATGGACCTCGAACTCTACGAACTCGGTCCCGTCTCGATTCCCGCGTACACAGGCTCGACTGCTGGCGTTGCGGCCGACGCCGGAGGCCGGAGCAATCACGGCACCGACGCTCGCGCCGATCAGGATGCCGTCGCGGTGCAACTCGCGCTCATGGGCATGGAGGATGAGGAGCGTGAGGTTTCCCGCCCGGTCCCTCCCAGCCCCCGCGCCCGCAAGATGAACGCGCTATCGGCGCAGTGCCGGCGGATCGCGTCCGAATGCGACCGCGAGCGGATCGCGGCCACGCTTCGGCTCACGGGCAGCCGGGGAAAGCCGTCCGAGCCGCAAATGGTGTGCGAGTTCTGCGGCAGGGACGAACTCGAAGACTGTATGTGCTGA
- a CDS encoding alpha/beta hydrolase family esterase, with the protein MERIGAEIGGFRREWLLFPAHPGAPIVIFLTGTGGTAEWADRETGWSELARREGFALAVPEALPPDPTKPPSLLANPPRWNDASWAYDQQTTTIEHDTGSSSGSDSPFARRSSALPDDVQFLTAVMDDAIFRLGLDSRNVFVTGFSNGAGMTFRIAAESANRVAAIAPVAGHCWVRDPRPARPVPTLYTVGARDLLLPLRGGDVRLPWRNRLVRRPPVADTLERWARALDCAVPPVAQRDDQTVRVDRYPGPVVFDAVTIEDLGHHWPGGRAQLNPRVAGPPSSTVNATEMIWAFFKSVMAPSAS; encoded by the coding sequence GTGGAACGTATTGGGGCAGAAATCGGTGGTTTTCGCCGGGAATGGCTCCTGTTCCCCGCGCACCCGGGCGCGCCGATCGTGATCTTCCTTACCGGCACCGGTGGAACCGCGGAATGGGCGGACCGCGAAACCGGCTGGTCGGAACTCGCTCGGCGCGAAGGTTTTGCGCTCGCGGTTCCCGAAGCACTTCCGCCGGACCCGACCAAACCGCCGTCGCTTCTCGCCAATCCGCCCCGCTGGAACGACGCATCTTGGGCGTATGACCAACAGACAACAACCATAGAACACGACACCGGATCTTCTTCCGGTTCTGATTCACCCTTCGCGCGTCGTTCTTCCGCCCTACCGGACGATGTCCAGTTCCTCACTGCGGTGATGGACGACGCGATATTTCGCCTCGGTCTCGATTCACGCAACGTGTTTGTAACGGGCTTCTCAAATGGGGCCGGGATGACATTTCGTATCGCGGCAGAATCGGCGAACCGCGTTGCGGCTATTGCCCCTGTTGCGGGGCACTGTTGGGTGCGCGACCCGCGGCCCGCGCGCCCGGTCCCCACACTCTATACCGTCGGCGCGCGGGATTTATTGCTCCCGCTCCGCGGGGGCGACGTGCGCCTGCCGTGGCGCAACCGACTCGTGCGCCGACCGCCCGTCGCGGACACCCTCGAGCGCTGGGCACGGGCACTCGACTGCGCGGTACCGCCCGTGGCGCAGCGCGACGATCAGACAGTTAGAGTCGATCGCTACCCCGGCCCGGTCGTGTTCGACGCGGTGACGATCGAAGACCTCGGCCATCACTGGCCCGGGGGCCGGGCGCAACTCAACCCGCGCGTGGCGGGGCCGCCCTCGAGTACCGTGAACGCGACCGAGATGATTTGGGCGTTCTTCAAGAGCGTCATGGCCCCCTCCGCCTCATGA
- a CDS encoding tetratricopeptide repeat protein — MVFAEQPSAALQEALSLLAEGRAEEAETVVKRAAKVAKGKHGSGSHPLAMAYADMGRLHLRMGKFQKAVAEFQHASKDAMPPDTPSRRDRLGFLYGLAAAFAGAGNFDEAQMVLRQCAMFAKRLYGPSSALAAAAIVPLADVTLRANRPVDALQIAQEAYDTLWRLGDVLITEVVPVRAEAWKAAGKADSPFADLVNLPDELVGRTVAKVIERAPDGNPAHMRAVLADLLALADKKYGDGHAVTCDVLAAVAHHEAAQGAGADASVRAAAVRRSVWSYTVRRLTGGLLANLEVEFEPDGTLHLVPYLAREPEIGEPAQLEGVLTQAVDDLYARPVVRA; from the coding sequence ATGGTGTTTGCGGAACAGCCGTCGGCCGCGCTACAAGAAGCGCTGTCGTTGCTCGCCGAGGGGCGCGCTGAGGAGGCCGAGACGGTCGTGAAACGGGCCGCGAAGGTGGCCAAGGGGAAGCACGGTTCCGGATCGCACCCGCTGGCGATGGCGTATGCGGACATGGGCCGGCTGCACCTGCGGATGGGGAAGTTCCAGAAGGCGGTGGCCGAGTTCCAGCACGCGAGCAAGGACGCGATGCCGCCCGACACGCCGAGCCGGCGCGACCGCCTCGGCTTCCTGTACGGGTTGGCCGCGGCGTTCGCCGGGGCGGGCAACTTCGATGAGGCGCAAATGGTCCTGCGCCAGTGCGCGATGTTTGCCAAGCGGCTGTACGGGCCGTCTTCCGCGCTGGCCGCCGCCGCGATCGTGCCGCTCGCCGATGTGACCCTTCGGGCCAATCGGCCGGTTGACGCGCTCCAGATCGCTCAGGAGGCCTACGACACGCTCTGGCGCCTCGGCGACGTGCTCATCACGGAGGTGGTCCCGGTGCGGGCGGAGGCGTGGAAGGCGGCTGGCAAAGCGGACAGCCCGTTCGCCGATCTCGTGAACCTGCCGGACGAGCTGGTGGGCCGGACCGTTGCGAAAGTCATCGAGCGCGCGCCGGACGGGAACCCGGCCCACATGCGAGCGGTTCTCGCCGACCTGCTCGCCCTCGCGGACAAGAAGTACGGCGACGGCCACGCGGTCACGTGCGACGTACTGGCGGCCGTCGCGCACCACGAAGCGGCGCAGGGGGCCGGGGCCGATGCGAGCGTTCGTGCCGCTGCGGTGCGCCGATCGGTGTGGTCGTACACGGTCCGACGGTTAACGGGCGGGCTGCTCGCGAACCTCGAAGTCGAGTTCGAGCCGGACGGGACGCTGCACCTTGTTCCTTACCTCGCCCGTGAACCAGAAATCGGCGAGCCCGCACAACTCGAAGGCGTCCTCACGCAGGCCGTCGATGATTTGTACGCGCGCCCCGTGGTCAGAGCGTAA
- a CDS encoding caspase family protein, which yields MRFALSVAAIFALAPIVSAQDPKAPALPRRVLFVHVGGYLYLNPLTHSAPGGPDRVRAVADRFATGLLTPTVRGNDQLFVLADTLTTDARLPTKDVLAKALEGFCTTTRPQDRVVIYFGVHAVEKDGKAFVVPIDGAPDAPETLLPVADVYAALKGLNAAQKVVIWDVCRHNPERVRGRRDPGPMTDALFKALTAPPEGVQALVSCSPGERSLEYSAPRGPAGIFAGSAYLDALRHAAADTSAKAAPGDAIPVEALHKSACQSVATLSKQTPAFTGIAPKQSAAHGPKAAPAKRFELAAIPKGTPSADVKTILDELALPPLFEDDAGSVALLPFAEASLKSYEPDVSVDEALKSGDKYPLRVATLRALQAVRDTWPLTAKEPRGVTPLVAPVVDRTKKAISDAQLPLAQAITKLEVELEGLLAVAANRAKETKRWQAHYDYAVAEVRLRLVVLNEYNVLLARVRTESLPDLPSGATGWRLCPAEKLTSRREVRDMFNAAQEGFTKLATDHRGTPWEVLAKRSRAFVPGLRWEVVVPLKVDEK from the coding sequence ATGCGATTCGCACTCTCGGTTGCAGCAATCTTCGCCCTCGCGCCGATCGTTTCGGCCCAAGACCCTAAAGCACCCGCGCTCCCGCGCCGGGTGCTGTTCGTTCACGTCGGCGGCTACCTGTACCTGAACCCGCTCACGCACTCGGCTCCCGGTGGCCCGGATCGCGTGCGCGCCGTGGCCGATCGCTTCGCCACCGGCTTGCTCACCCCGACCGTGAGGGGTAACGATCAGCTCTTTGTGCTGGCCGACACGCTGACGACGGACGCGCGACTGCCCACCAAAGACGTGCTCGCGAAGGCCCTCGAAGGTTTCTGCACCACGACGCGGCCGCAAGATCGCGTCGTGATTTACTTCGGCGTCCATGCGGTGGAGAAGGACGGTAAGGCGTTCGTCGTACCCATTGATGGCGCGCCCGACGCACCCGAGACGCTGCTGCCGGTCGCGGACGTTTACGCCGCACTGAAAGGGCTGAACGCGGCGCAAAAGGTGGTGATTTGGGACGTGTGCCGACACAACCCGGAGCGGGTGCGCGGGCGCCGTGATCCGGGACCGATGACGGATGCACTCTTCAAAGCACTCACCGCTCCGCCCGAGGGCGTGCAGGCGCTGGTCAGTTGTTCGCCCGGCGAGCGCTCATTGGAATACTCAGCGCCACGCGGACCGGCCGGGATATTCGCGGGCAGCGCGTATTTGGACGCACTACGACACGCAGCGGCCGATACCTCTGCGAAGGCGGCGCCCGGCGATGCCATTCCGGTAGAAGCACTACACAAGTCCGCGTGTCAGTCCGTTGCGACTCTGAGCAAGCAGACGCCGGCATTCACGGGCATCGCCCCCAAGCAATCCGCGGCACACGGCCCGAAGGCCGCGCCCGCGAAGCGGTTCGAGCTTGCCGCGATTCCAAAGGGAACTCCCAGTGCGGATGTGAAAACAATCCTCGACGAACTCGCGCTGCCGCCGTTGTTCGAGGACGATGCCGGGAGTGTTGCGCTGCTGCCGTTCGCGGAAGCGTCGCTGAAGAGTTACGAGCCCGACGTTTCGGTGGACGAGGCACTCAAAAGCGGCGACAAGTACCCGCTCCGAGTCGCGACGCTTCGGGCGCTTCAAGCGGTGCGCGATACGTGGCCACTCACCGCAAAGGAACCCAGGGGCGTCACGCCGTTGGTCGCGCCGGTCGTGGACCGGACCAAGAAGGCGATCAGCGACGCGCAACTGCCGCTCGCCCAGGCGATCACGAAACTGGAAGTCGAACTGGAGGGCTTGCTCGCTGTGGCCGCGAACAGGGCGAAAGAAACGAAGCGGTGGCAGGCCCATTACGACTACGCCGTCGCCGAGGTGCGGCTGCGGTTGGTCGTACTCAACGAGTACAACGTGCTCCTCGCCCGTGTCCGCACCGAGTCACTTCCCGATCTGCCCAGCGGGGCAACGGGCTGGCGGCTCTGCCCGGCCGAGAAGCTCACGTCTCGCCGCGAGGTGCGGGACATGTTCAACGCGGCCCAGGAGGGTTTCACCAAACTGGCGACCGACCACAGAGGGACGCCGTGGGAAGTGCTCGCGAAGCGGTCGCGGGCGTTCGTGCCGGGGTTGCGCTGGGAGGTAGTCGTTCCGCTCAAGGTCGATGAGAAGTGA
- a CDS encoding sigma-70 family RNA polymerase sigma factor — MLTENNEVLVGAPLTVAIADEDMKAACDWAMSFARKRARGSSEVEEVLIDAATDALMWCRTNCTNADTFIGFAKAAVRRWFGRALHRLKLRRSNRPAVVSLEHDVARRRVEQPAKPVLIEDLPEDIAFIVRLYMVDGFSLREIGHLTNQSHDTVARQLHRAAELLAPRRMRPQRANGQKCLSR; from the coding sequence ATGCTAACCGAGAACAACGAGGTGCTCGTGGGCGCGCCCCTGACGGTCGCGATCGCGGATGAGGACATGAAGGCTGCGTGCGATTGGGCGATGAGCTTCGCACGGAAGCGCGCCCGCGGTAGCAGCGAGGTCGAAGAGGTTCTGATCGACGCGGCTACCGACGCGCTCATGTGGTGTCGCACCAACTGCACCAATGCGGACACGTTCATAGGGTTCGCGAAGGCGGCCGTTCGGCGCTGGTTCGGGCGTGCGCTCCACCGGCTGAAGCTCAGGCGCTCGAACCGGCCGGCGGTCGTATCGCTCGAACACGACGTGGCGCGCCGGCGCGTGGAGCAGCCCGCGAAGCCCGTATTGATCGAGGATCTACCTGAAGACATTGCATTTATCGTCAGATTGTACATGGTCGATGGTTTCAGCCTCCGCGAGATCGGCCATTTGACGAATCAAAGCCACGACACCGTCGCTCGCCAACTGCACCGCGCGGCCGAACTGCTCGCACCGCGGCGCATGAGGCCTCAGCGCGCGAATGGGCAAAAATGTCTCTCGCGCTGA
- a CDS encoding IS4 family transposase → MNPLPKSFGAQEFGDVELGDVRRTRRLVALADACACAPGHALPDKFHDPSGYQGALRLLRSPHVTHAAVLAPHQARTLDRAEAHTGTVLIVHDTTDLDFSGHRTLAPQLGPIGNGGGRGLLCHNSLAVDSGTGEILGLVAQQLHVRVPVGKNESRGTKRARATRESRLWTRALDEIGPAPGANRWVHVADRGADAFEFVSRLARTGERFVVRAQHDRSLGPGAKLFATARATPPVGAWELELPPTRARAGCRAQVRASLTTVTVPPPHNRKGEYPALPIRVHVVRVWEPDPGAGADPVEWLLLTSEPVTDVPGLRRVAHWYRTRWVIEEYHKGLKTGAGIERLQLDPRGALDPAIGVLSVVAVALVNLRQLASGSGGADRPAHEVVPGRWVEVLSTWRYKAPRALSAEAFVQALARLGGWIPRKQPPGWLVLWRGWTRLHAFLEFEAAIPKM, encoded by the coding sequence ATGAATCCGTTACCGAAATCGTTCGGGGCTCAGGAGTTCGGTGATGTGGAGCTGGGGGACGTGCGGCGCACGCGCCGGCTCGTGGCCCTCGCCGATGCGTGCGCGTGCGCTCCGGGCCACGCGCTCCCGGACAAGTTCCACGACCCGAGCGGTTACCAGGGTGCGTTGCGCCTGCTCCGGAGTCCGCACGTCACGCACGCGGCCGTGCTCGCCCCGCACCAGGCGCGCACCCTGGACCGGGCCGAGGCCCACACGGGCACGGTACTCATCGTTCACGACACCACGGACCTGGACTTCTCCGGGCACCGGACCCTGGCCCCACAACTCGGACCCATCGGTAACGGGGGCGGGCGCGGGCTCCTGTGCCACAACAGCCTCGCGGTCGACTCCGGGACCGGGGAGATCCTGGGCCTGGTGGCCCAACAGCTCCACGTGCGCGTGCCCGTGGGGAAGAACGAGTCCCGGGGCACCAAGCGCGCGCGGGCGACCCGGGAGAGCCGCCTGTGGACCCGGGCCCTCGACGAGATCGGGCCGGCCCCGGGCGCGAACCGGTGGGTCCACGTGGCGGACCGGGGGGCCGATGCGTTCGAGTTCGTGTCCCGGTTGGCGCGCACCGGTGAGCGGTTCGTGGTGCGCGCCCAACACGACCGGTCCTTGGGCCCGGGGGCCAAGCTGTTCGCTACGGCACGGGCCACGCCCCCGGTGGGCGCGTGGGAGCTCGAGTTGCCCCCCACCCGAGCCCGCGCGGGGTGCCGAGCGCAGGTGCGCGCGAGCCTCACGACGGTGACCGTGCCCCCGCCCCACAACCGCAAGGGCGAGTACCCGGCGCTCCCGATCCGGGTCCACGTGGTGCGCGTGTGGGAGCCGGACCCGGGGGCCGGGGCGGACCCCGTGGAGTGGTTGCTGTTGACCTCGGAACCGGTGACGGACGTGCCCGGGTTGCGCCGGGTCGCGCACTGGTACCGAACCCGGTGGGTGATCGAGGAGTACCACAAGGGCCTGAAGACGGGCGCGGGGATCGAGCGCTTGCAGCTCGATCCCCGCGGGGCCCTGGACCCGGCGATCGGGGTGCTCAGCGTGGTCGCGGTGGCCCTGGTGAACCTGCGCCAACTGGCTTCGGGTTCGGGCGGTGCGGACCGACCGGCACACGAGGTGGTCCCGGGGCGCTGGGTCGAGGTGCTCAGCACGTGGCGCTATAAGGCCCCGCGCGCGTTGAGCGCCGAGGCGTTCGTGCAGGCCCTGGCCCGGTTGGGTGGGTGGATCCCGCGCAAGCAACCACCCGGGTGGCTCGTCCTCTGGCGCGGATGGACGAGGCTACACGCCTTCCTCGAATTCGAGGCCGCAATACCAAAGATGTGA
- a CDS encoding RNA polymerase sigma factor RpoD/SigA, with protein MSRMTHNDETNDRPVNELPHDERVARDEREEEDDLADDGEESDDDTALEPEEARADDEAPASEDEYAGGPDDALGLYLRQMGSIPLLNRERELALAKRLEHHRNRFRSAALVCPRLLIRVLEKFEQIAAGQTPIDPNIDAYSSVDLRLTRAQILARLGTDLPTLRVLLGQDTQVFAAGVRDEFRGGSSAWKRDRFHRLAKCRRLVNELSPRTEILERWTDELNDLADELKHLSIAQGEAGCPADRAKLGKLLRDAECRASMTADELAALVRVLRKRRLAYQAVRKELAEANLRLVVSIAKNYRNRGLPFSDLIQEGNRGLMRAVDKYEWRLEFKFGTYATWWIRQGITRALHDNARTVRVPCHQISLLSRMEKTRGELTAATGREPTTEELAAALDIKPEDARSLRIVGRHPVSLNDAVGGEGERALEDFLSDGQIPNPGEHVDANLLKERIGEVLKSLAPREREVIELRFGLKDGTPRTLDEVAKQYGITRERIRQIEARGLLKLRQPTRSCRLEEFADENE; from the coding sequence ATGAGCCGTATGACGCACAACGACGAAACGAACGACCGACCCGTGAACGAACTGCCCCACGACGAGCGCGTGGCGCGGGACGAGCGCGAGGAGGAAGACGATCTGGCCGACGACGGCGAGGAGTCGGACGACGATACCGCCCTCGAGCCCGAAGAGGCGCGCGCCGACGACGAAGCCCCGGCGAGCGAAGACGAGTACGCCGGGGGACCGGACGACGCGCTCGGGCTGTACCTCCGGCAGATGGGTTCGATCCCGCTGCTCAACCGCGAGCGGGAACTCGCGCTGGCGAAGCGCCTGGAGCACCACCGCAACCGGTTCCGCAGCGCCGCACTGGTGTGCCCGCGCTTGTTGATTCGCGTGCTGGAGAAGTTCGAGCAGATCGCCGCCGGCCAGACGCCCATCGATCCGAACATTGATGCGTACTCGTCGGTCGATTTGCGCCTCACGCGGGCACAGATCCTCGCCCGCCTCGGCACCGACCTGCCGACGCTCCGCGTGCTGCTCGGGCAGGACACCCAGGTGTTCGCGGCCGGCGTGCGGGACGAGTTCCGCGGTGGTTCCAGCGCGTGGAAGCGCGACCGGTTCCACCGGCTCGCCAAGTGCCGCCGGCTCGTGAACGAGCTGTCCCCGCGGACGGAAATCCTCGAGCGCTGGACGGACGAACTGAACGACCTCGCGGACGAACTGAAGCACCTGTCGATCGCGCAGGGCGAAGCCGGGTGCCCGGCCGACCGCGCCAAGTTGGGCAAACTGCTCCGCGACGCCGAGTGCCGCGCGTCCATGACGGCCGACGAACTGGCGGCGCTGGTCCGCGTGCTGCGGAAGCGCCGGCTCGCGTACCAGGCGGTGCGGAAGGAGCTCGCGGAAGCGAACCTCCGGCTCGTGGTTTCGATCGCCAAGAACTACCGCAACCGCGGGCTGCCGTTCTCGGACCTCATTCAAGAGGGCAACCGAGGGTTGATGCGGGCCGTGGACAAGTACGAGTGGCGGTTGGAGTTCAAGTTCGGCACCTACGCGACGTGGTGGATTCGGCAGGGCATCACCCGGGCGCTGCACGACAACGCCCGCACGGTGCGCGTGCCGTGCCACCAGATCAGTTTGCTGTCGCGTATGGAGAAGACGCGCGGGGAGCTCACCGCCGCGACCGGGCGCGAGCCGACCACCGAGGAACTGGCCGCAGCCCTGGACATCAAACCCGAAGACGCCCGCAGTTTGCGTATCGTCGGCCGGCACCCGGTCAGCCTGAACGACGCGGTCGGCGGGGAGGGCGAACGCGCCCTCGAAGACTTCCTGAGTGACGGGCAGATCCCGAACCCCGGCGAACACGTTGATGCGAACTTGCTGAAAGAGCGCATCGGCGAGGTGCTGAAGAGTTTGGCGCCCCGGGAGCGCGAGGTGATCGAGCTGCGGTTCGGACTGAAGGACGGCACCCCGCGCACGCTCGACGAAGTGGCCAAGCAGTACGGCATCACCCGCGAGCGCATCCGTCAGATCGAGGCCCGCGGGCTGCTGAAGCTCCGCCAGCCGACGCGCTCGTGCCGGCTCGAAGAGTTCGCCGACGAGAACGAGTAA
- a CDS encoding tyrosine-type recombinase/integrase, with product MAQGKATVVEYMGERLTLAQLSERCGVSAATLRSRIAVYGQTIEQAVATPIRRKSTYGGRPPANVPRPVPKLKRHPSGRAYSRWRMMGKINERYFGKHGGAEANTAYRKFSQDWIEGKYDQMAGSGMKAGGGLSVAILAERWMEHVRGYYTKDGLPTTEVKTCLAAARLVNEELGMTLAADFTPAALRECRTKLVGYGHSRTTVNSYVNRVVRMFAWGAGQSLVPAAVHSALKLVESLKPGRSPAPDRPKKQPATNQQIEATIPFLAPADPVRNTKLTAMVKLQRLTGMRPGEVCALELGDLDRSADVWRYEVGKANKNRHRGKRQAYYFGPKAVEILRPFLEGDPSGPIFDEGPNNYSHAVLRASVRAGVTRWSPHQLRHALATEVAEQFRSLGHAAAAIGDSEAVASAVYVHVDPRERMKIEIARKMG from the coding sequence ATGGCTCAGGGAAAAGCAACAGTGGTCGAGTACATGGGCGAGAGGCTGACTCTCGCGCAACTCTCCGAGCGGTGCGGCGTAAGTGCCGCGACGCTCAGGTCTCGCATCGCCGTTTACGGCCAAACGATCGAGCAGGCGGTAGCGACGCCGATCCGGAGGAAGTCCACCTACGGCGGGCGGCCCCCGGCAAACGTCCCGCGCCCGGTCCCCAAGTTGAAGCGGCACCCGTCCGGGCGCGCGTACTCGCGCTGGCGGATGATGGGGAAGATCAACGAGCGCTATTTCGGGAAGCACGGTGGCGCGGAGGCGAACACCGCGTACCGCAAGTTCTCGCAGGATTGGATTGAGGGCAAGTACGATCAGATGGCCGGCTCGGGGATGAAGGCCGGCGGGGGGCTGTCGGTCGCGATCCTCGCAGAGCGGTGGATGGAACACGTCCGCGGCTACTACACAAAGGACGGCTTACCGACGACCGAGGTCAAGACGTGCCTCGCGGCGGCGCGATTAGTGAACGAAGAACTGGGCATGACGCTCGCGGCGGACTTCACCCCGGCCGCGCTCCGAGAATGCCGCACGAAGCTCGTCGGCTACGGGCATTCGAGAACGACAGTCAACTCCTACGTCAACCGCGTCGTGCGGATGTTCGCCTGGGGCGCGGGGCAATCACTGGTTCCGGCCGCGGTTCACAGCGCCCTGAAATTGGTCGAGAGCCTCAAACCGGGTCGATCGCCCGCGCCCGATCGACCGAAAAAGCAGCCCGCCACGAACCAGCAGATTGAGGCGACAATACCCTTCCTCGCGCCGGCCGACCCCGTGCGCAACACAAAGCTCACGGCGATGGTGAAGTTGCAACGGCTGACGGGAATGCGGCCCGGCGAAGTGTGCGCGCTAGAATTGGGCGATCTCGACAGGTCGGCGGACGTGTGGCGGTACGAGGTCGGCAAGGCGAACAAAAACCGCCACCGCGGGAAGCGGCAGGCGTACTACTTCGGCCCGAAGGCGGTGGAGATCCTCCGGCCGTTTCTCGAAGGCGACCCCTCCGGTCCGATCTTCGACGAGGGGCCGAATAATTACTCGCACGCGGTTCTCCGCGCCAGCGTCCGGGCCGGTGTGACTCGGTGGTCACCGCACCAACTCCGGCACGCGCTCGCCACAGAAGTTGCCGAGCAATTCCGCTCGCTCGGACACGCGGCGGCGGCGATCGGGGATTCGGAGGCCGTTGCCAGCGCGGTCTACGTTCACGTCGATCCGCGCGAGCGCATGAAAATTGAGATCGCGCGCAAGATGGGGTAG